The DNA segment TCGAAATTGCTTTCGATGGGACAGGAAGTTGAAGCCGTTGTACTTGAAGTCGATTCGCACAATCGCCGCATCAGCCTCGGCATCAAACAGGCATTGCCCGACCCGTGGTCGACCTTGATGGAACGCTATCACGTCGGTCAGCGAGTTTCCGGCAAAGTGCGTTCGCTTACCGAATTCGGCGCTTTTATTGAAATCGAAGAGGGCATTGACGGACTGGTTCACGTTTCCGATATTTCCTGGACCAAACGCATCAAACATCCATCTGATGTCTTGAAAAAAGGTCAACCGGTCGATGCCATCATCACCAACATCGAAATGGAAAATCGCCGTTTGAGTTTGTCTATCAAAGACCTTGAACCCAATGCCTGGGATAAATTCTTTGATACGCATAAAGTCGGCGATGTGATTAGCGGCAAGATTGTCCGCTTTGCCAATTTCGGTGCCTTCGTTGAAATCGAAGAGGGCATCGAAGGGCTTTGCCATATTTCGGAACTGAGCGACGAACGAGTTGAAAAACCCGAAGAAGTTTTCAAAGCCGGTCAAGCTATGCCGTTCAAGATTTTGAAACTTGATCGCGAACAGAAAAAGATTGGCTTGTCGGCGCGCGCCGTCGGCAAAGAGAACGACCCCGGAGACATTCGTAGTTATCAGGACACCGGTATGGCGACGCTCGGCGACCTGTTCAATCAGGTGACCAAGAACGAAGAGTAATTTAAGTTTTGGTTAATCAACTGAGCCGGAGGCTGGCGGTTAAATGTTTGCAACAAGCGTTTAACCACTAGCCTCCGGCTCTTTCTGTTTGTAGAATGCTTGCCGTTTATTTAAAAACAAATGGCAATATGACTTTTACTGTTGAGAGGCGGTCTTTGACCGCCGCAATGGCAACTTGTTGACTTAACGCTTTCGCCAAATTTTCAGGAGTTATGAAGCGTGAAAAAAATTGTTATATCAGCCGCTCTGATTTTACTTTCGTTCAGCTTTTTTGCTGATTTGCCTTTCAATTCACAGGCGCAAATTATTGCTCGCAGTAAACCCTTAATCATCGCCCATCGCGGCGGCGCGCGTGAATCGACGGAAAACACCATCGAAGCCTTTCAGCGCGCCGCGCGCATCGGCGCTGATGGTATCGAAACCGATTTGCGATTGACCCGCGATGGCGTGGTGGTCATCTATCACGATGAAATTTTCGGGCGCGTCGAAGGCTTGCCGAAACCGCAACAGACGCGCCCGGTCGCCGATATGACTTACCCGGAACTGCGCGCCAGTCCGCTCACCCCCGTAGGTGATGATGCGGGCAATCGTCATGTGCCGACGCTTGAAGATGTACTCGCGAAAATTAAAACCGGACTGCTGAACATCGAACTCAAGCGCGGCGCGAATTTCGACAAACTGGTTGATAAGACTATCGAGATTTTGCGCGCAACGCCTGCGCGCGACCGCGTCGTACTTGAGCCGCCCGATCTGCGCACCGCTGAAAAATTGCGTAAAGCTTTGGGCGCGGATTTAAAACTTCACATCAATCCGGCATACGATACGACCGTCAGTTTTCAGGAATCTTTAGAGAAAGTGTTGAAGTTCAAACCGCATTCTATCTCAGTCAATTTTCGCAAAGTTTCTTTAGAAGTCATCGAAAAGGCGCATCAATCGGGCGTAGAAGTCTGGGCTTGGACACTCGATTCGCCGGAAATTGCGGGCGCTTTATGGACGCTCAAAGTTGATGCCATCAAAACCGACAGACCAACGGCTCTTCTGGATGCGTTCAGAAGAGCGCGATGAGATACAGGTAAATGACATAAATAGCCTGTAAATCAAGGTATTCGCGCATCTGAAAATGGACAAAGGTGAGAGTAGAAAATTTCTATCACAAATGACGCAAAAAACTTTACCGGCATTCGGTCTTCCAAGCGAGAAGAATGAGGTTTTCAAATTCTTGTAACAAATTTGCAACCATTTATTCAGAAAATAGTTCTTGAAATTTGCGGTTTAACTTTCATATACTGAACCCGTTTCAAAGCAGAGCAAGTTTTCGGTTTTTTCCCCGGCTTAACATTTTTGTTAAGTGAACTGTTCGATATTTCCCGTACCTCACTTCGTCATAGAACCAAATTAAATTTTTAGAGGATGATGTTATGCAACCCAGCCTGTCAGTTCGTTTTTCTTCGCTCATTTCTCAATCACTCAAACCGGTTGTGCGCTTTACGAAAAGCATTTAGGAAGAAAACTGATCTGTCTGGCATTGATCTTGAGTTTGTTGATGCTGCCTTCACACGGCTCATTCATTGAAGGAGCGCAGGTCTTGGCATCTACTACGTTCAATGCAACCACCCATGTGGTGACTGCGCCGATGAGCAGCGTCACCTCGTTTTTCAGGTGGTTGTTCGGAGGCAAACCCGCGCAACGTCACCGCGAGACGTTGAACGAACGCCTTACCAGAGTGGCTTCACTGCAAATCTCTCCTGCCAAATTTGTCGGCTATCAGGGACAAAGTGTTGTGTTTAGTGCCTTGCCTTTGGATAACAACGGACAAACCGTGCAAGGAGCGCGGCTCTCCTGGTCATCTTCCGATGCT comes from the Acidobacteriota bacterium genome and includes:
- a CDS encoding glycerophosphodiester phosphodiesterase; this translates as MKKIVISAALILLSFSFFADLPFNSQAQIIARSKPLIIAHRGGARESTENTIEAFQRAARIGADGIETDLRLTRDGVVVIYHDEIFGRVEGLPKPQQTRPVADMTYPELRASPLTPVGDDAGNRHVPTLEDVLAKIKTGLLNIELKRGANFDKLVDKTIEILRATPARDRVVLEPPDLRTAEKLRKALGADLKLHINPAYDTTVSFQESLEKVLKFKPHSISVNFRKVSLEVIEKAHQSGVEVWAWTLDSPEIAGALWTLKVDAIKTDRPTALLDAFRRAR